The genomic DNA TTTAATCACAATAAGGCCGGCTTGGCCACCTTGTCATTGTTATTCAATTTATTCAATAGGAAACACTCATGAAAGAGTTTTTCCCTTATTCCCTATGATTACTAAAAAAATTCTAGGCTTTGTAGAATTGTTGTGAGATCTAGTGTTTGCAGATTCAGCTTCCCACATGCTACAATGCATCAATTCTTTTGGCTCAAGTATTTAAGACAAGCAGTACTTGTCAGAACTCTAGGCTCGTTTGGGTgtgccattttttattttattttactcaACTGAACTCAAAATTGGGAATatcaaggagaaaaaagagttaagattatgtttgggttgttgaaaattataaaatctaataataaaatatatattgggGTGGTTTTGAACCATCCCtaggggtggctgagccaccccagGGGGTGGTGGATCGGCTACCCCTAAAACTAAtggggggtggctggaccacctcCCAGTTTGACGAGGGTGGCTTTGTGGCCGATCCACCCTTtggggggtggatcggccaccccgaGACTCTttaggggtggtccggccaccacccctaaacatattttttttattttcttgatttttaaaatttttacttaatgttttttattagttttgttgaaaaaattttgaaaattttgagttaaattGAGTATTAATGGTGTCAAATCAAcctaaaaaaagagaaaagagttgAGAAAAGTTGGGAAGAATATCcttcccaaacaagcccctAATCACTTGATGAGAAGCATTGACCTGGGAGCAACAAGCTTTTCTTGACGTTAAAATTTATGGTTCCCAAACTACAAGGTACATTTAAATTATGGTAAAGTAGTAGACTTAATTAAGCTCTAACCAATAAATGTAGCACTCAGTTAAAGGACTAGCATCTCTTTCACATCCACCATCTCATTACTGATACTTGGCATAACAAGAAAATGTCATAATGAAAGATCGATATATACCCGAAAAAGACTTGATGCCCATTCATCAACAACAGCCTGCAGATTGAAGGTCATTTTCTTGGTTATAACAGTCTAAGATGGGAAAGAAACATACATCAATTGAATGTAAAAAGCACTCTCATACATCAATGGAAATGCTCAAACACCCACAAGACATGCTCGGGACAGTCAACACCAACGTATGATGTACTGTATACACAAACCCATTCCTCATTTCCAGCCCAATTAAAGTCAAGGTTGCCTTAATCACATGTTGCAGCATACCTGAAGATCAGTGTTCAATTTGCCTGCTCTCCTCAGTAACCCTGCTAGAAAACGCAAGATTAGTATGTCTAGGGATATGGCGGCTTGAACTCCAGGTCTCTGCACTTTAACAGCAACAACCTCTCCCCTATGGCGAAGCCTAGCTTGATAAACCTAATTATTTGAGAGAAGAGAGACACTGAAGCAAGTTTGAATTGTGAGGCTAGATACAAAAGCCCAGCTTAATTACATGGAAGATACCATAGAAAAGATCCCAGATCATGAGCATAACCAAATACAAACCTGCCCAAGGGATGCTGCAGCTACAGGCTCTGGTGAAATCTCTGAAAAAAGTTCATCTATTGGTAAACCAAGTTCTTGTTCGATTGTGTTGAAAGCAACTTTAGTGGAAAATGGACTTATTCGATCTTGCAACAGTGAGAGTTCATCCAAGTATGAGGGCGGTATCAAATCCTACGAAAACAATATCTTGAAATAGGATCATCTTAAAAACAATCATGACATAATAGCAATAAAAATGATAACGGAAATCACATCGTATTATCGGTGAGACAGAAAACACACCATATTATGCATGTACATattgcttttaattttatacGAGAAGTACAAGAAGAGGCTCCAAAGCCATGGTTTAGGTATGAATTGTCATTCCATTGCTCAACATAAGCCTTTCTAAGCTCAATACTGCCTAGCTTTACTTGTTTCTGGCCTACCATGGCATTGCTGTTGCAATCAATCATCTTTCCTTTCAAACTTCCATCACCCAAGGTCACATTGTGCGTCAGGCCAACAAAATTCATATGTAGCAGTCAAAGAATCATCCATCTAATTggcataaattttttcaaattgtgaaGTGGAGCATAATGAAGCAGAAATTCCATCATTTGCTCGACATTTCTCCCTAACATCTTTAAAGCTCTGTGAACAAAATCTATCCTGAATAAGAGACCATTTTTGGACATTCCATATTTTAGAGAGAAGAATAACCTCTATAAAATAATACACATCCTTGACTACTTATTGAAAACTTGAACAGAACCTTTTGCCAGCAATTATTCGCGTAGGGTATGCCATGATGTTAATGAGAACTCAAAAAGGATCGCTGAACTAAAATTGTTGTATGTATGTAAGTCAAGCCCCCAATGAAACGCAAGAAAAAGTGAACTTGTAGAACTGTTAAATTCTTTGGGGTTTGAGTTGTAAGTATGTTTGAATAATATGGCAAAGGCGCAGAAACAAAACAAGCCCTATCACCAATAGAAAAGAACAGACTAGTTTAACATTGATTTATTAGTAAGTTGCCTCCCTAGCAGGCATCTTTTACTGGACATTAGCATATAATAGAAAAGCCTTTTGGACTGGAACCTCAAGTGATAGCAACTAATAATACAATCAAGGAAGCAATTGAAACTGCACTCTTATAACACAGTAAGGATGAATTTCTgagcttaaaaagaaaaatggaaagtgGAAAGTCGTTGGGTGGAGCAAATATCACTTACAGATCTGGATGAGATAGCCTGAGCAATTTTGATATATGCCTACAAGACAGATACTCAAATAAATTACAAGAAGAACACATAATAACTAGGAAGTAAATTTAGATAACCACAATCACTCAGTATTTTAGATCTAAATAGATAGGTGAAAATGAGTTTAACGATAGTtgaagtataaaaaataaaaacacgaAAGATTTCATATTTACGTGAAAAGCTTATGTACAAGATTATCTATCTAAAAATCATGTGTTGATAAGTTTTCCAGGAAGAGAATAAAAGATGAAATTTGCCTCCTCCCTTAGGTTTGCGGCGTCTCATGCAAGCAAAGGTGCTCTTGACTATATTCACTCAAATGTTTGGGGACTAGTAGCAATATCTTCAAACGGAGGTGCAtattattttgtcaattttcttgatgatttttcaagaaaggtccaggtttattttatgaAGCACAAGTACTATCTTCAAGTAGTGGAAAGCATAGGTGAAAAATAAGACTAGAAGAAAATATAAGTATTTGAGCTCCGGTAATGAATTAGAGTATAAGGACTCTGAATTCTTTGAGTTCTACAAAGCAGAAGAATTGTTTGTCACTTCACAATTAAAGGGACTCCACAATAGAATGGATTTGCTAAAAGGATGAATAGAACACTGCTGAAAAAGGCGAGATGCATGAGGTTGAATGCAAGATTGCCAAAGAGTTTATGGGTTGAAGTAGTTAATTATGCACGCTTTGTTGCCAACTGATCTTCATTTGCAATATTAATTTCAAGGCTTCAGAAGAAGTATGGTGAGTCAAGCCAGTTGACTAttcagttttgaaaatatttgacTGTTATGCATACATTCGCGTGCAAAGTGGAGCGTGGTTGAAATTAGAtccaaattcaagaaaaagtATATGTCTTGGTTTGGAAACTAGAGTTAAGGGCCCTAGGCTATGAGATCcgatttcaaagaagaaaattattagGAGGGGCATGGTATTTGACGAGGCTTATATGCTAAGAAAATGTGAGGATGAAGCATCAACTGATAGCCAGAAAGGGAAACAAGTCATGGAGGTGGAGTTTGATGATTAGAGTTCACCCATGGATAAATGTAATGATGAACAGATTTCAAGAAAGACTCATAAAACCATGAAGAGCCTTATTCTTAggcaaaaggaaaagagaaacgTGATAAAAAAGTATCAAAGAAATATGGATTTGAGgaaattgtttcttttgttttaatagttggtagtggagatccatcatCTGTTCAGAATGGTATGCCAAAAGAGGTGGAGTCACCACAGAAAAGTAAACCTTGGAAGTTGGTAGAATTGTTCAAGAGAAATAAGGCTACAGGGTGAAAATGGGTCTACAGAAAGACAGAGTTAACTAAGAAAGCTTTTTCGCCAACGAGACTAATAGAAAAGCATGTTGTTATCTCTAAACTAgttcctatgctcaagttcaatcTACATGTGTACATGTGTCCACCTTAAGAAACGCATGTAGATTGTGATTGCCCTTAAGGGCTTTGCCGGAAGCAtcttgaagaaatttgtattgttagacttgatgggattcaattTAAGGTGGAGATTTAGAGACTCTTCAACCGACTTGTATTTGGAGTTGGAGACTAACTTGAAGTGCTTTATAAAAGGACATGTTTCAGCTCCTTTGAATAATTGCATCAGACACAGGCAAAGCCTTATATTCTCTTGTTTTGAGGTGCTGCATGCGAGagaaaagggagaaagaaaggagtTTTTGCCCATTGAAGACAAATTGCACGGCAGCAGAGAAATTAAGATTTTGAGCTATGCACATATAGTTTGTTGGAGTGAGTTGCaacctcttttctttctcatgtTCTCTTATATGTGTTAGGATTAGAGAATTGTGTAAAAGAAAATTCTCTTTGTCTTGTGTGAGAATGAGATTGGGTGTATTGGGTTTTGGGCTTGAGTGATTTCTGTTCGCTATTTTGTATTCCATCTTTGGTAGTGAATTTATTTCCAATCACCTCCGCCTCTAGATATACTTTACACTGAGGAAACCATGTAAATCTTTGTGTTCCTGTGTATGATtgttttgtcttattttttgtaattgtgGTATTTTGCACAACATTAACAATTTACCTCTTGTTGTTGGGATTAATTACAGTTTATTTCATTAATTCTTAAAAAGCTACAATATACCTCCATAAAGTTTGGTTAAAGAATACACTTTGGTGAACCAATCAAGTAATGTCATATCTTCATCTATTGAAACCCTAGTTGTACACAATATTTTTTCCTCCGTTGCTTTTTCTCAATTTCCATGGTGTTCTTGTAGATTGGattaaattaatacattttgGAGGGAAGGTCTGAGGAAAatgaagaaggaagaaagatcATATGAAATTAAGGTATCAAATAGATTACGATATCACATCACTTGATTGGTTCACCAAAATGCAACAATAATTTATCCTATAAATCAATTGACACTCCATTGAGAGGGATTAGGATTCCCTAGAATTCTTAGGGTAGATTAATTCAAAtctcaaccaattttttttttttttttcaaattaagtaGTGGAAATTTTGCCACATCAgccattattatttattatttcttatgatGAATAATGAAGTGATAATTggtgataaataaaataaataaggaggtaataattaataaatgcCGATACGGTAAAAACATCCAccattatttaatttcaaaataggatttgaaatttgaagaaatctACTCAATAAACAGCCTATGAACTTTGGGGAATCTTAATAGGTCTGGCTGGAACATTGGGAGCACAAGATGTtcatataagaaaagaaaagaaaagaaaaaaggaaccaGGAGCAAACATGTATAATCGTGAAACACCTTGAGAATAATAAGCAAAACAGAGCACACCAAAATCAGGAGGAgcaaaattttgtctaaaagACTAAAGGCACTTCAATATTAACAAACAAGACGTACCGGTCCAAGTTCCACCAATATCTTCCGAAGCTCTGCAGCTCTAACCTGCATCAGAACCGTAAAGTTCGAGTGAGGAACTAATCCCATACAAAAAGAACATCACCAGAGTCCACAGAACCAGATTAACCTCACCTCGAACATCTGGTCCGACCGCTCCCTAACCCGGTCGAGGTACCGGAGCCCGAACCATCTCCCGAAAGTGGTTCCAATCTGAACAAGGCGGCGAATGAGAACTAGCGGCTTCCTCCTGTAGATCGCGGCGATCTTCGGCATGCTGTACTCGGACAAGGAATCGGCCTCCGAGGCGGTGAGCTCGAAGAGGTATCCCGAGCGCTTTGTGAAGGCGTCGATTTCGACATTGATGCTGCCACCGCCAGCGCATCGGATAGGACGAAGGGGATGAGGACCGCGAGGAAAGGCCTTGGATCGATAGGACGTGAGAGcgtgatggtggtggtggtgcggTTTGGCATTGGCTGGAAAGGAGGGGAGGGAGGGTGTGGTGAGCAGGTGAAGCATTGCTTCAGTGTGGTGTGAGAGAGGCCGTGTAAAATGGTGGTTGTAATTGTACGAAGATTTGTTTAACGGAGACGAAGCACCTGATCAAGCTTGTTTTTTCGAGAACGAACCGTACAAGTTAACGGCTTTTCTGTAGTCCTTGTATTCTTtatccttcctttttctttttcccctcaATATTTCGTTTtctattttagtattttatccatactaattaaaaaaacaaaaaaacacttataataatattattattgaaaagtAAATTGATCCTTTGTTATTGTAGGGGAGTAAATATCAAAATTGAGATCTCTAAAATCTTATTCCACTGTGCTTACAACTGTCGAGCCtcgagcttcccttgtttaaattttactcaagTTCGAACCAGCTTAAGGATGAGCCAAAAAATCGAGTTCGaactcgagctcataataagtctaGCTGAACCGAGCCAGCTCGAGTTggcttttatatttaatttattttttaattataaatttaaacttcaagtactcttaaacggcttaagaaagTAGTTtacatatgagcatttgcttagcctgagTCAAGACAGTAAaacacttggtttcgaagagagattttattataaaacgatgctattaagaaaaaaaatatatcaatttttaatattaatattataaactaTGTGAACAATTACCAATTCGAAccttatacgagctgctcacgaaCCTAACCTAACCGACTTGAACTTGCTCcgtttaatatttgagccaGCATTTATGTTTGACACAACTCGTTTAATAATTGAGTCGAATACGAGCTGAGCTTATCCCGCTCAAGAATGGCTTGCTTCGGTCTAAATTCTATTGCCAAATTGTCAGGGTTTTTTCTATCAAATATTTAGTATAATCTTGTCTGCAATTTGatcttaaattgtttttttttttttgtttttttttttgtttggttcatTTAACTTTTGTATTTTGCTAGCTTATTTTCACTTGCATATAATGATCAAAGATATATGAAAAAGATATCCAACATAATTGCCTATCTTGGCAAATGTATGCCAAGTTtgttaaattgatattttaattaaataaatttatcacGTATTGCTAAATTTGCTGCAAGTTCATACAGCAAGAAAAGAACTTTTCcccaaataataatcatcacCACTTtgaacgatatatatatatatatatatatatatatatatatatatatatatattacaactATTATTAGCAAGCCCGGCCATACGTACAGCTCCATTGTCCTTCTATCATACAAAGGATTTTACTTCAAAATCACAACACTATTCACAGCTATTAAACGACGTGGTTTTTGGTGACATGCCACAACGCTGACCCGGTACTACGTACAGAaacgttgtttttttttttttttcgtaagtAGTACAGATAAACGTTCACTACACCACGTCGATGTATTTAACATTTTTGGGAGTCTGGGGCTGCTTCTTGGGCACAGTCACTTTTAACACTCCATGGTCAAGCGTGCACTTGATCTCATCCAGTTTAACGTTCTCCGGGAGCTGGAACCGCCTAATAAAGCTGCCATGACGCCTCTCAACGCGGTGCCACTTGTCGATTTTGTCCTCCTGTTCCTCCGTATGCTCCCCGCTGATCTGCAGAATATTGCCGTCTTCCTCACCCCTGCCATTGCATATGATATGTATTGTAGACAATATAGACCTAACCAAATTGCAACCCGGTGACAGAAGGGCGCACAAACCTACTACACACCCTATGGTcgttgcttccttttctttcatttgatcGTTTGATCAATTTGGGTCAtaaaaaacactagaaaaagTTCTTACTCCTCCTAAAAGAGGAAATTCTATCACTACTGGTTTTGGTCCTCGGAGACAAATTGTTTGAAAAGACTTCAGTATTTTTAATCGAGCAGCTCACTAGGTACTTTCCAGCATAATTGTGCACGTGTTTATGGTGATAGAGATCAAAGAGAGTGTATGCATGCGTTGGATTGAAAAAGATGGCTAACCAGGAAGGTCAACACGAAACTCGTGCGCTGCATGTGTCTGTTTCACGCCAGTCCACGCGGGCAGTAGCGAGGGCAGAGATTTCATCACCACGGTCACTTTGTTCCCTGCTCGTTCGAACGCTAAAAGGGTCCCATATATCGCTTGAGAAGGGTGAGCCGAACCAAGAGTCATCTCCTCCTCGACTCCCTCCAAGCCACGGTCCCAGTGAAGCCATgtccttttctcttctttggTTACTTTTACCGCCGAATTTGGGTTGTCTGCTGCTTTCTATCTTATTGCAAAGCCTCTTTAATACGACTTGAAGGAACACTCTCGAACTTGACATGTGTGCCTGTGCAAGCCAGGTGTCACCGTCTTTGATCAGCACGTTTGAAGGGTAAGTGACACCGTGTTCCTATGTTGCCACATAATCAGTGGCAGTGCCACGTGGATACATGCCATGCATAGACAAGGAAACTTTGGGATGAGGATGGTGGGCTTTGTGTTGCGTAAAATTAATATACATGGGAAACGATACTATGCTACGAAcaagtcttcttttttttttttttttttttctttaaacgagtagttcaatcggttaaaaattatgtattatgaagtgaacgttattagtttgaatttatcttcttctcatattgtgtggatatgttaaaaataagaaaaaaaaaaaaaatttgacttttgGCTTTTGAGTGTGAATAGTTCAAAACTCGGTATTTACTACgctattatcttttttttccaactacCTAAAACTGGTCATTGTATCTCACTAGCTAGGACATCAATGTTGTACCATATGTCTCATGAAATGCGCTGCGCACACCTCAGTATAAGAGAGCTATAGCTATGGATAAACTCATAAACCATATAGTTGATAGTTATAACTTGAACAAATGTGATGCCATATCTTATTATAATGCATCGGCATGATTTTTCACTGCTGACATGTTTTTTCGTGTAATAACTCGCTAAGTCGTTTAtgctttttatctttttcagttataaagtatttttgtttgaagtCGGTTATACTTTATATATAGGCTATGTTTGTCAAAGAAATAGACCAGAAAGAGGACCCAAAGCcccaaaactccaaaaaaaaaaaactcacactattcatctcaaattgAAAATCCGCATGGACTCTAgttgttttctatatatatatatggatcaaGTTCAAATTAGTTAAATTTCAagctgaaaataataataaaaaaaaattaattaatctagCCCAAAGGCATTGCCTAAGAAAGAGAACTCCTCGAAAGCTTTCAAAGTCACACAATTAATTATATTCGTCCATACTAATCCACTCAATTGAATTCAATATgtctaaattatatattttatctcACGGGTCTAACAAGAACAAAGagacataataaaatatattaatataaaaaataacacatgtttatttattatttattctcaaGCTAACGTTAATTAAGTATCtagctaataaaaataaaaataaaaattaattgagcTAGCCCAAAGGCTTTGCCTAAGGGGAGCTCCTCTAAAGCTTCGAAAGCCGCACAATTATATTAATCCATACTAATCCACTCAATCGAattcaatattaaattaaatattttatctCATGGCTCTAACAAGTACAATTAGGCATAAAACACATACTATagtatatatacaaataaaaataatatctatttttatttattatttattttgaaaaatccacatTCGTATACTCTAGCTCTCTTCTAGAGacattgtttatttttttacaacgTTAGATACATATCCACTCTTCAATGCCACAGACCAAACTACTAATTAACTACTTGACATATCATTAATTGTTACTATATTTTCCCATAACTACCTAACATATATTCTCCTGTACGTAATATCATAAGCTAAAATACCCACACATCACTGCCTCCACAAAGAAATGGCGGAAACAATCGTTGGAGTTGGAATCATAGGTTGCGCCGAAATAGCCCGCAAGCTCGATCTTGCGCGCCAATGTGCTAGCTCCCAACGCCACAGTAGTCACGGCCATCGGCAGCCGCTCGCTCGAAAAGGCCACACAGTTTGCGTCCTCCAACAACTTCCGGATCGCCCTGACGCTAAGATCTACGGCTCCTACGAGGCCATCCTTGACGACCCCAATGTCGATGCTGTCTACCTGCCCCTTCCCACCAGCCTGCACGTACATTGGGCCGTCCTCACCGCCCAGAAGAAGAAGCACGTACTGCTTGAGAAGCCCGCTGAGATCATCGAGGCCTGCGAGTCCAATGGGGTGTAGTTCATGGATGGGACCATGTGGATGCACCACCCTAGGACCTCCAAGATGAGGGAGTTCCTCTCCGATTAACAGCATTTTGGGCGGCTCAAATCGGTGCGAACATTTACTACGTACGGAAAACACACTTATCCACTTAATTGATACCTCTTTCACATTTATCCCTCCAAACTACCATTTGTGACACATAATTCCTTCcaactaatttaaaaaaataaaaaataaaaaaaaataaaaaaaaattcatttggttAGTCAGGGCATTAAAATGGATATATTTTGTAACGCTTGCCATAAATGGGCATATTTTGGGCTTGAAATGTCTAAACTGCCCTAAACTATTATTTTCAAGAACACcgtcaaactaccattttgtgacATTTGGCACCTTCAAACTATTATTTCATTGCAATTTGGCCAATCCATTAGATGTTAACATTAAAATGGACATAAAATGATACATGACTTACATGCATATACATTTTACACCTGAAACACTAAAATTGTCTtgattttagagaaaaaaacaaaacaaagaaaggagGAATAGAGGTAAGGTCTCTCTTTGTTTAGGGCAGTTTGGACATTTTAAGTCCAAAATATACTGCCTCCATATATAGTATAGAGATGGCCACACGACTATATATCCCTAATAGGATAAAGGTGGCTACATAGTCACCCTCAACTTAACAGAGGGGATGGTCATGCAATGACCCCCCAACGAGcgaacttttacttttttttgttttttgtttttgtttagtttagtttttttttttttttgaattttttttaatattatatttttatttttagaaacaTTAAAgcacactttttaaaattttaccaTATAATATTCTCTTTGTGAACTCCATTGACTACAATTTTCAAAATGTGACTCTCATTAAAAGTACTTTTCACCACTAAAACACGCTTTTTAAAAAGTtgaccaaacaatttttttttttttttttttttttgtgaactCCAAAAAccacaattttcaattttcaccaTAAACACTTTTCACATCTTCAAAAGttattttcaaaacacaatgcaaaaacacacttttcaaaCTTTACCAAACATAATGCATGTTTGGAAG from Corylus avellana chromosome ca6, CavTom2PMs-1.0 includes the following:
- the LOC132184015 gene encoding 16.9 kDa class I heat shock protein 1-like, translating into MASLGPWLGGSRGGDDSWFGSPFSSDIWDPFSVRTSREQSDRGDEISALATARVDWRETDTCSARVSGEEDGNILQISGEHTEEQEDKIDKWHRVERRHGSFIRRFQLPENVKLDEIKCTLDHGVLKVTVPKKQPQTPKNVKYIDVV